The following coding sequences lie in one Fibrobacter succinogenes genomic window:
- a CDS encoding DEAD/DEAH box helicase family protein encodes MDELKPEEQARVLIDEMLAAAGWAVVPRSEYLDVPHAQAVTEALTKGNNEADYLLFLDGKAIGVLEAKRAENSLGMHVAEQTAKYSAGTLPWYQTWTKPLPFLFMCNGDKLLFCDRRDFAAGEPLEFLELKKMFTPKEVAIRAELKSEFAKMPAIPAVQTKTKAGLRQCQYDAICNLELSFKHGKKKALIVLATGAGKTFTACTAAYRLLNYTPAKKVLFLVDRNNLGKQAEGEFGTYKLTETGIPFSDEYVVQRLHNVKDIEKSHVVISTIQRLYAVLTGQTFVDTDDDESELDGDSTNDQSSVSIELPQDLKVARDAFDLIIVDECHRSIYGKWKQVLDYFNTARVVGLTATPTEEAYAFFNKNTVVEYTLEDSIRDGVNVPPRVFRIKTLVSSQGGTIGQGEHVERITLLNGSKQKKIQKEDQKYESTELDRSVVNPAQIRLVVDSFKQAIYSSLYPERLSDDPVRNWKYIPKTLFFAKTDSHADNIIEAIKQSFAVEFEKVGLKLPEKFVQKITCKAGNSNQLISDFRNEKEFRIAVTVTLVATGTDVKPLEV; translated from the coding sequence ATGGATGAATTAAAGCCCGAAGAACAAGCTCGTGTTTTGATAGATGAAATGCTCGCCGCTGCCGGTTGGGCAGTTGTTCCTCGTTCTGAATATTTGGATGTTCCGCATGCACAGGCGGTCACCGAGGCCTTAACTAAGGGAAATAACGAAGCGGATTATCTGCTTTTCTTAGATGGAAAGGCTATTGGTGTTCTTGAGGCTAAACGTGCAGAGAACTCTTTGGGGATGCACGTTGCTGAACAAACTGCAAAGTACTCCGCAGGGACTCTTCCATGGTACCAAACTTGGACAAAACCGTTGCCGTTTCTTTTCATGTGTAATGGCGACAAGTTGCTGTTCTGCGACCGAAGGGATTTCGCCGCTGGAGAGCCTCTGGAGTTCCTTGAACTTAAAAAGATGTTCACGCCGAAAGAAGTCGCAATTCGTGCGGAACTCAAATCTGAATTTGCGAAAATGCCTGCGATTCCTGCTGTGCAGACAAAAACTAAAGCGGGCTTGCGTCAGTGCCAGTACGATGCCATCTGTAATTTGGAACTGAGTTTCAAGCATGGCAAGAAAAAGGCTTTGATTGTCCTTGCAACAGGCGCGGGAAAAACATTTACAGCGTGCACGGCGGCGTATCGCTTACTCAATTACACTCCCGCTAAAAAAGTTTTGTTTTTGGTGGACCGCAACAACCTTGGCAAACAAGCCGAAGGCGAGTTCGGGACATACAAGCTTACGGAAACAGGGATTCCGTTTAGCGATGAGTATGTCGTTCAGCGTCTCCACAACGTGAAGGATATCGAAAAGTCCCATGTGGTGATATCTACCATCCAGCGTCTTTATGCTGTTTTGACCGGGCAAACCTTTGTTGATACCGACGATGACGAATCGGAACTTGATGGTGACTCCACAAACGATCAGTCCTCCGTAAGCATTGAACTTCCGCAAGATTTGAAGGTCGCTAGAGATGCGTTCGACCTGATTATTGTGGATGAATGTCATCGCTCCATTTATGGCAAATGGAAACAGGTGCTCGATTATTTCAATACGGCTCGTGTTGTTGGATTGACTGCGACTCCGACCGAAGAAGCTTACGCGTTCTTCAACAAGAATACGGTGGTGGAATACACCCTTGAAGATTCTATCCGCGATGGCGTGAATGTACCCCCGCGCGTATTCCGAATCAAGACCCTAGTCAGTTCGCAGGGCGGGACAATCGGTCAGGGCGAACACGTAGAGCGCATTACGCTTTTGAATGGTTCCAAGCAAAAGAAAATTCAGAAAGAAGACCAAAAGTACGAAAGTACCGAATTAGACCGCAGTGTCGTGAACCCGGCACAGATTAGGCTTGTCGTTGACTCCTTTAAGCAAGCCATTTATTCGTCGCTTTACCCAGAACGTTTGAGCGATGACCCTGTCCGCAATTGGAAATATATTCCCAAGACTCTTTTCTTTGCGAAGACCGACAGCCACGCCGACAATATCATTGAGGCCATCAAACAGTCCTTTGCCGTTGAATTTGAAAAGGTGGGGCTCAAGCTCCCCGAAAAGTTCGTGCAGAAGATTACATGCAAGGCAGGGAATTCTAATCAGCTGATTTCCGATTTCAGGAACGAGAAGGAATTTCGCATTGCGGTGACGGTGACGCTTGTGGCGACCGGTACGGATGTGAAACCTTTGGAAGTC
- a CDS encoding fibrobacter succinogenes major paralogous domain-containing protein yields the protein MADQVRHDVASIKYDSTSGFLLDTLARHCEQSEAIYSIMKYISSILFLALVASSASLAAPKAKKQELKDPRDKQKYRLVKIADRTWMADNLNYKMPGSTCYREDDDNCMVYGRLYTWEAAKFACPAGFRLPTNEDFESLWKAAGGDFNAGYLIKANYGWSGETNGNDTLKFSAMPAGNMFDDGTYGNESKFAFFWSANVEGNEASVWYLSSKSMGFSYMMKPKSFGFSVRCVQ from the coding sequence ATGGCGGATCAGGTCCGCCATGACGTTGCGAGTATCAAATATGATTCCACAAGTGGATTCCTGCTTGATACTCTTGCACGTCATTGCGAGCAAAGCGAAGCAATCTATAGCATAATGAAATACATATCATCTATCCTCTTCTTAGCACTCGTCGCTTCTAGCGCATCTCTCGCAGCTCCAAAAGCCAAAAAGCAAGAGCTCAAAGATCCGCGCGATAAGCAAAAGTACCGCCTTGTCAAAATTGCCGATCGCACTTGGATGGCGGACAACTTAAATTACAAAATGCCTGGTAGCACTTGCTATAGGGAAGATGATGATAACTGCATGGTCTACGGACGCCTTTACACGTGGGAAGCGGCAAAGTTCGCCTGCCCTGCGGGTTTCCGATTGCCAACAAATGAAGATTTCGAAAGCTTGTGGAAGGCTGCTGGTGGCGACTTCAATGCCGGCTATTTGATCAAGGCAAATTATGGATGGTCCGGCGAAACGAACGGAAACGATACGCTCAAGTTTAGCGCCATGCCGGCGGGCAACATGTTCGATGACGGAACATACGGCAATGAAAGCAAGTTCGCATTTTTCTGGAGCGCAAACGTTGAAGGGAACGAAGCTTCGGTGTGGTATCTTTCGTCAAAGTCCATGGGCTTCAGCTACATGATGAAACCGAAATCTTTTGGCTTTTCGGTGAGATGTGTGCAGTAA
- a CDS encoding flavodoxin has protein sequence MSRSLKLTLAVSAVFAASAMFSACNKQEAALSKSLSEGNTDVAVQASKSVVVYFSQTGSTKKLAQIFKEVRNADEVELQLVKPFPSTYDSTIAEVRAERESRQWPALVNAKVELAKYDTVFLGYPIMFGTFTPPIYTFLEANDLSGKVVVPFCTYGSGGRKASASELKTLEPNANVTLAYGISNKRINAEGGVEKAKEEVAAFFANLETGKTDEMLMGGFSEQRPLTAEDSAVFAAATKDYAYLGLTPLSVSTQVVAGMNYLFVCEMKAFGGPAEQANVKIFKPLPGRGEAELIGVEK, from the coding sequence ATGTCCCGTTCCTTGAAACTTACACTCGCTGTGTCAGCGGTATTTGCCGCATCGGCGATGTTCTCCGCTTGCAACAAGCAAGAAGCTGCTCTCTCTAAGTCGTTGTCCGAAGGTAACACGGATGTAGCTGTGCAAGCATCCAAGTCTGTTGTGGTCTATTTTTCTCAGACGGGATCGACTAAAAAGTTGGCTCAAATTTTCAAGGAAGTTCGCAATGCTGATGAAGTTGAGCTCCAGTTGGTAAAGCCGTTCCCTTCGACTTACGATAGCACGATTGCCGAAGTTCGTGCCGAACGCGAAAGCAGGCAGTGGCCCGCTCTCGTGAACGCAAAGGTGGAACTTGCCAAGTACGATACTGTGTTCCTTGGCTATCCGATTATGTTCGGAACGTTCACTCCGCCGATTTATACATTCCTTGAAGCGAACGATTTGAGCGGCAAGGTTGTTGTGCCGTTCTGCACATACGGCAGCGGCGGTCGCAAGGCGAGCGCAAGTGAACTCAAGACTCTTGAACCGAACGCAAACGTGACACTTGCCTATGGCATTTCTAACAAGCGAATCAATGCCGAAGGCGGTGTCGAAAAAGCTAAGGAAGAAGTTGCTGCGTTCTTTGCAAATCTCGAAACGGGCAAGACCGATGAAATGCTTATGGGCGGTTTCTCGGAACAGCGCCCACTCACAGCTGAAGATTCTGCTGTGTTTGCCGCCGCCACCAAGGACTATGCTTACTTGGGCTTGACTCCTCTCAGCGTCTCGACGCAGGTTGTTGCTGGAATGAACTACCTCTTCGTTTGCGAAATGAAGGCTTTCGGTGGCCCTGCGGAACAGGCGAATGTGAAAATCTTCAAGCCGCTTCCGGGCCGCGGTGAAGCAGAACTCATCGGCGTGGAAAAGTAA